Proteins encoded in a region of the Augochlora pura isolate Apur16 chromosome 4, APUR_v2.2.1, whole genome shotgun sequence genome:
- the LOC144468912 gene encoding uncharacterized protein LOC144468912: MVYHRGNQREGSPHYVFLYSDDEASQDEDDIPLQPRNKTASLPRKVEVINVQLKPEDTLQALAVRCRCTISELKRINKIHRENEIHARRFIKVPVQPFSLLTETLGENQIEQAITSSVSISADGEVSMSTQNLSLNVIKSPTVTQSPNVEINTIILNSVCEPLSSYNNSNTLEIVSTESEQLLPPSESNSNSAHLIDTFRCSGDDCGLSWTHLLAFSLFICLAVPIVYILFIRAVSFKHHSITNH, from the exons ATGGTTTATCACCGCGGCAATCAAAGGGAAGGTTCACCGCattatgtatttttgtattcagACGATGAAGCCAGTCAAGATGAAGATGATATTCCTCTGCAACCACGTAACAAGACTGCATCGTTGCCACGTAAAGTGGAAGTGATTAATGTTCAATTGAAGCCTGAGGACACTTTGCAAGCATTGGCAGTGAGGTGCAGATGCACG aTATCCGAATTAAAGAGAATCAACAAGATCCACAGAGAGAACGAGATCCATGCAAGACGGTTTATAAAGGTGCCAGTTCAACCATTCTCTCTGCTGACTGAAACCTTGGGAGAGAATCAGATTGAACAAGCCATCACAAGCAGTGTAAGTATATCTGCTGATGGAGAAGTGAGTATGTCTACACAAAATTTGTCGCTAAATGTAATCAAGAGTCCAACTGTAACTCAGTCGCCAAATGTAGAGatcaatacaataatattgaattcgGTGTGTGAACCCTTATCATCatacaataatagtaatacttTAGAGATTGTTAGCACAGAATCTGAACAGTTGCTTCCACCATCGGAGAGCAATTCAAATAGCGCTCATCTAATAGATACATTTAGGTGTTCTGGTGATGACTGTGGATTATCCTGGACACACCTCCTTGCATTTTCACTATTCATATGTTTGGCAGTGCCTATTGTATACATACTTTTCATAAGAGCAGTTTCATTTAAACATCATTCAATTACCAATCACTAG